The Fusobacterium polymorphum genome segment GGGAACAACTTATGAAGAAAGGAATGTATAAAATGGAAAGAACTAAAATAGCAGTAGTTGGTGCAACAGGTATGGTAGGACAAAGACTTCTTGTCCTTTTAGAAAATCACCCTTATTTTGAGGTTGTGAAATTAGCAGCTTCTAAAAATTCAGCTGGTAAAAAATATGGGGATTTAATGGAAAATAAATGGAAATTGGATATCAAAATGCCAGAATATACAAAAGATATGATAGTTGAAGATGCTATGGATGTTAAAAATGTATCAAATGGTGTTAAGTTAATTTTTTGTGCAGTCAATTTAGATAAAAAAGAATTAGTTGCTCTTGAAGAAGCTTATGCAAAAGAAGAAGTTGTAGTAGTATCTAATAATTCAGCTAATCGTATGAAAACAGATGTTCCTATGATAATTCCAGAAATCAATGCTAATCATTTAGATATAGTTGAAACACAAAGAAAAAGATTAGGAACTAAAAAAGGTTTTATAGTAGTTAAACCTAATTGCTCTATTCAAAGTTATGTACCTGTATTTGCTGCATTAAAAGAATTTGGTATAAAAGAAGCTAGTATCTGTACTTATCAAGCAATCTCAGGAAGTGGAAGAACATTTGAAGAATGGCCTGAAATGGTTGGAAATATTATTCCTTATATAGGTGGAGAAGAAGAAAAAAGTGAGATTGAACCTTTAAAAATATTTGGACATATTGAAAATGGAGAAATAAAATTAAATGATACTATGAAATTTTCTGCTCAATGTATAAGAGTTCCTGTTTTAGATGGACATTTAGCTTGTGTTTCTTTTAATTTAAAAAATAATCCTGGTAAGGAAGTTCTTATTGAAAAAATTAAAAGTTTTAAATCTGATATAACTGATTTACCTTTAGCACCTAAGGAATTTATACATTACTATGAAGAAAATGATAGACCTCAACCTTTACTAGATAGAGATAATGAAAAGGGTATGCAAATAACTGTTGGAAGATTGAGAGAGGACAATTTATTTGATTATAAGTTTGTAGGACTATCTCATAATACTTTAAGAGGTGCAGCTGGTGGTGCTGTTCTAACTGCTGAGCTTATTAAAAAACTTGGATACTTAGACTAATAAAAAACTAAGGGCTTGTTAATAAACTAACATTTAAAGTTTGTAACATTCCCTTTTTATTTTTTATTAAAAAATTGCATAAAAAATACCTATAATAATTATCAATAAAATTATATAAAATATAAGTTGAAAAAAGCAAAATATAAACTCTAAAATAAATCCTATAAATTCAACAAAAATTAAAATTTTACTTTTATTATTTTCTTCTTCAATCTTTTTTCCTTCTTTTTTCTCTAACTCTTCTAAAAGTATTTGTTGGTTTAAAAGATTAGCAATATTATCTCTTTTTAACATATTATCTCCCCTCAAATTAAAATATTCCCCTTATTGTTAGATTTTAACATAAAGTCTTACAAACTTATAGAGAAAATTTCACTCTTATGCTAAAATAATATTAAATCTATTATTAATAAGGAGTTGATTTCATGCCACATTTAAAAATCAGAGGAATAGAAAAAAATTTAATAGTTGAAAACAGCAAAGAAATTATTGATGAATTAACAAAAATTATTGCTTGTGATAGAAATTGGTTTACCATAGAACATCAAAACACAGAGTATATTTTTGATGGAAAAATAGTTGATGGTTATACTTTTGTTGAGTTATATTGGTTTGCAAGAGATGAAAAAATAAAAAAAGAAGTTGCTGATTTTTTAACAAAATTTATTAAGAAAATTAATAACAATAAAGATTGTTGCATTATATTTTTTACTTTAACAGGAGATAGTTATTGCGATAATGGAGAATTTTTCTAATATGGATAAAAATTTAATAGAAATTTGGCTTGAAGAAGAAAAAAATGCTCATATTCAAGGCTGGGATTTTTCTCATATAAATAAAAGATATGAAGAAGAAAATGATTTACCTTGGAATTATAAAAATATTATTAAACAATATTTGAAAGCAGAATACAAATTATTAGATATTGATACTGGTGGTGGAGAATTTCTTTTAACACTTGAACATCCTTTTAAAAATACAAGTGTAACTGAAAATTACCCTCCTAATATTGAATTTTGTAAAAAAAATTTAGTCCCACTTGGAATAAATCTTTATGAAACTGATGGAACTAGTTTACTTCCTTTTAAGAATAATGAATTTGACATAATAATTAATAAGCATGGTAATTTTAATATAAGTGAATTATTTCGTGTTTTAAAAACTGGTGGAATTTTTATAACTCAACAAGTTGGAGCTGAAAATGATAAAGAACTTATTGAATTGCTTTTACCTAAGACTAAGCTTTCATTTCCAGACTTGTATTTAAAAAATATATCTAAAAAATTTAGAGAAACTGGATTTAAAATTTTACAAGAACAGGAAGCTTTTTGCCCAATAAAATTTTATGATATTGGAGCTCTTGTTTGGTATGCTCATATTATTGAATGGGAATTTCCGAATTTTTCTGTTAATAATTGTTTAGAAAATTTATTTAAAGCACAAGGAATATTAGAAAAACAAGGTGTAGTTGAAGGAA includes the following:
- the asd gene encoding aspartate-semialdehyde dehydrogenase, whose protein sequence is MKKGMYKMERTKIAVVGATGMVGQRLLVLLENHPYFEVVKLAASKNSAGKKYGDLMENKWKLDIKMPEYTKDMIVEDAMDVKNVSNGVKLIFCAVNLDKKELVALEEAYAKEEVVVVSNNSANRMKTDVPMIIPEINANHLDIVETQRKRLGTKKGFIVVKPNCSIQSYVPVFAALKEFGIKEASICTYQAISGSGRTFEEWPEMVGNIIPYIGGEEEKSEIEPLKIFGHIENGEIKLNDTMKFSAQCIRVPVLDGHLACVSFNLKNNPGKEVLIEKIKSFKSDITDLPLAPKEFIHYYEENDRPQPLLDRDNEKGMQITVGRLREDNLFDYKFVGLSHNTLRGAAGGAVLTAELIKKLGYLD
- a CDS encoding DUF1904 domain-containing protein; protein product: MPHLKIRGIEKNLIVENSKEIIDELTKIIACDRNWFTIEHQNTEYIFDGKIVDGYTFVELYWFARDEKIKKEVADFLTKFIKKINNNKDCCIIFFTLTGDSYCDNGEFF
- a CDS encoding class I SAM-dependent methyltransferase; this translates as MDKNLIEIWLEEEKNAHIQGWDFSHINKRYEEENDLPWNYKNIIKQYLKAEYKLLDIDTGGGEFLLTLEHPFKNTSVTENYPPNIEFCKKNLVPLGINLYETDGTSLLPFKNNEFDIIINKHGNFNISELFRVLKTGGIFITQQVGAENDKELIELLLPKTKLSFPDLYLKNISKKFRETGFKILQEQEAFCPIKFYDIGALVWYAHIIEWEFPNFSVNNCLENLFKAQGILEKQGVVEGKIHRFLIVAQK